The nucleotide window AATCAGTAATACTAGCGAAGACTAGAAAAAACATGATAGGCTCAGCTTTGGAATGGTCAGGCTGCCAAAAGATTGGCGAATCCAGTCTCTGGAGAGTGGTTGCTTGAAGCGAGGCCTATTTTCAGGCCTCCGGAGTCTCAGTAAAAAGGATCTGAATCGATTGGTCCGGATACCTGCAAATTCTGGCACGTGTTCTGTTTTGTGAGCGCAGCGACTTTGGCAGACTCTAATCATATGCGGCCACATTTTTGTCTTATGGGGTTTTTCTGGTCGCCGATGCTCCGGGAGACAGGGAGGTGAAATGAGCGATCTTCCTGAAAAAGGTCACTTCAGCCAAATCCATGATGAGGAAATACCGAAAAATGATCACTGGTCAATATACCCGAAACAAGGCTCCGGCAGGCTGGTGTTCTCATTCCCGGGCCGGCCCGGTGGCATCGCATCGAGCGGCGAAAATTCTCTGATTGTCTCAGATTTTTCGTCTGGTGACATCTGGCAAATTGACCTGGAGCGTGTTGGCGCGATTTTCAGGTTGGTTCCAGCTGGCATAGATGGGAAAGGGCAATTCCACCAAGACATCGCTACTCCGGCCGGTCTCGCATTTGCTTTTGATGGTTCGATTTATTTGGCCGACAGTGCCCGCCATAGGATTAGCGCGGTCTCGCCTGACGGTTCATTTCGGGTCGTTGCTGGCGGAGCTAATGGCTATCGCGATGGTCCGGCCGGTGAAGCCATGTTCAGCTTTCCCCTTGACGTGGCACTGGCAAGCGATGGGAGCTGCTATGTGGCCGATTCTGGAAATGACCGGATCAGATTGATATCCCCTGATGGTTACGTCACAACTCTCGCTGGATCTATCTACGACTACGGAGATGGCTGCGGTCCTGATGCGCGCCTTCGTCGTCCAGGGGCTCTCGAATTTAATTCTTTAGGCACCTGCTATGTTGCTGACACGGGAAATAACGTGATTCGCGGTATAACACCTGACGGACAAGTTACGACTTTTGCTGGAGATTCCCTAGGGGGCGATCAGGACGGGAAAGGTCCGGAGGCTGGTATGCGCTGGCCAACCGGTATTGCGGTTGGTTCCGATGACTCCGTTTGGGTTGCCGACCATGGCAACGGTGCTGTGCGTCGCATCACCGCTGACGGAGCAAGTGCGACGGTTCTCAGGTTGCATGGGCGACGGTGGCCCACAGCAGTGGCTGCGGTTTCTGATTCGAAAGTAGCCATTGCCTATGTCGCATTCGATCAGATCACGCGGCCGCAGGCACATCTTATGATCTTGGATTTCGAGTCCGACTAATTGGGCGTTGGGTATCGCATTTATTTAAGGATTCGCGGTCTTTGGATTCGTATTTTGGATCATTTTTGAAAATTTCAGTTCGAATTTGCCTTGAAGATTGTTGAGGCCGGGGTCCCGAGTGGCCGTCCCGTATGAACGATCACGGCAACGGCGCTGGGGCTCGGCCACCACCGCGGTTTAGGCCGCGAACCAGGATCTGGGCCCACAGATTTGCTCGTCAATCGTTTGAGGTCTGGCTGCATTGTGTCGGGCCAGCTTTGGAGGTCACTGGCCTTCCGGCTCCGGTACCTGATCGCTGCCTTGGTGCGGGGTTGGCTGAGGTTGCGGATTCAAGACCCGGCCGCGGAACCGTTCAGTCTCAATTTTCGCTTTGGCAAGATCTGTGTCGGCGTCAACTTCATACCTGGCAGCCCACACTGAAATCCGGAACCGTATTGATGCAGATTTTTCTCGTTTGCAGATTTTCAAGCGCCCCGCACGACTCAGTTGGTTGCCTCATTGCGCTGATAGCTGCCGACAGGAGAGCGCAGACCTACGGCAAAACGATTCCAGCCATTGATTGCTACGACCGCTAGTGTCAAAGCGACTATCTCCTCCGGGCTGAAGACATTTTCCAATTCTTTGTAGATCTCGTCTGGTGCGTCTGAGTTCGGCAGCAGCGTGAGCGTCTCGCACCAGGCCAGTCCAGCGCGTTCCCTGGGCGAATACATCGGCGCTTCTTTCCATGCCGCAACAAGATGAAGCCGTTGCGGACTCATTCCTATTGCGCTGGCATCTTTCGTGTGCATATCGAGGCAATAGCCGCAGCCGTTCAGCTGGGAAGCGCGAATCTTTACAAGCTCAAGAAGTTCTGCCTCTAGAGTGCTGGCATGGACCGCATCTTCCAGCCCCCTCATCGCCTGCAATGCCTCAGGATAGATTTTCCGGTAGTCCACTCGCATCTTCCGGTCCTTTCTCCATAACAGACCAAGCCGTTAAGGCTTTTGCGGTTGTGGCGCTTAGAGCAAATGTTTGCTTTCCATTGTAGTCATGACCTATCGAAGCTGTTAGTGCCGCCTGATCAATACCTAGATGTTTGCTTTTTGCTGGTGCGGCTTGTCCCCCAAATATCAAACTGAGCACGCGATTCAATTGAACGGATCCGGCTTAGGTGGATCGGGGTTCCTTCGTGGTTGAATGAGTTAACTTTGAATGCGTTTTGTTTCGCCATTGGCGGGTGTTGTTTTGGCCGGCTGGCAGAATCTTCCTGTCGAAGCGGATCGGCCCTGCTACTGGTGATCAGGTTTTAGGTGAGGACAGTCAGGACATTGGACCTCTGGCGCACCTGGTTTGTATCCAATGTCGCCAACAATCAAGCGCGGTCCTGAAGGCCACTTGAAATACCTCCAAACCCAGTTGATGAGGACGGCGATCCGATTGCGAAAGCCAATCAGATATACCAGGTGCAACGCCAGCCAAGCCAGCCAGCCCAGAGTGCCGCTAATCACTAGTCCATGTTTTAGCTGGGCCACAGCTGCTCTGCGGCCAACCGTTGCCATCACCCCGCGTTCGCGGTAAACAAACTCTTCAGTTCGTTGTCCATTGATCCGATTGAGAATCTGCAGTGCCGCGTGATCGCCAGATTGGATCGCAACCTGAGCCACTTGCGGATACAAGGTGGCGGCGCCATGGGACCTAGTTGCATTTCCGGAATGAACGTTATTTTCAGATGGCCGGATTGCTGCGGCGTCACCGACAATGAAAACTTCTGGATGGCCAGGAACCGTGAGATCAGATTCGACCTGGATCCGCCCGCCGGGTCCATGGAGCTGCTCAGGCAAAGTCGAGGCAAGGGTACCATCCACAGTGATGCCCGCTACCCAGATAACGACCGATGCGCTTATTACCTGCCCGTCGACCAGAGTCACATCGGTTGGGGATACAGATGCAACCTGGGCATTGAGACGGATATCGACACCGCGGGAGGACAGAGCCTTTTCGGCATAGGTGCCTGCATGCGCAGAAAAGCTCGGCAACAAGCGGTCGCGTCCTTCAATGAGGACTACCCGGGTGCGAAGTGGATCCAGGCGAAGGCGGTCATGACGCATGGTGATGTCGATGAGTTCAGACAGGGCACCAGCAGTTTCGACTCCCGTGGGACCGCCGCCGACTACCACAAATACTGCGGCACCGCCGGCCCCGTTTGGATCGTTGTCGGCACGCTCCAGCGCGGCAAGAACTTTGTTGCGAACCCAGCGGGCGTCGTCAAGAGTGTAAAGGGGAAGAGCATGTTGCCGCACTCCCGGAATCCCGAGGAAGGACGCGGTTGCTCCAGTGGCAATGATGAGGTGGTCGTATTGGAGGGCTGCTCCGTCTTCGAGGATGACACTTCGTCGGCCAAAGTCGATGTTCGACACTAGGCCGTGTATGAAGCGGATATTGCTCCTCCTGCGCAGGATTGTGCGGATGGGGTATGCCACATCCGCAGTATCGAGGCCGGCAGTTGCCACCTGATAAAGGAGCGGCTGGAAGGTATGAAAATTGTGGCGATCGATGAGACGAATGTCAAGGGGTGCTTCTCGAAGCCGTTTTGCCGCCGCCAAGCCGCCAAACCCTCCACCAACTATCAAAACTCGCTCCAATGACACCTCCTTGTTTCCTCCGTGGCCTGGGTAGCTCCAAGAGAAGCAGCAGTGCTGTAGCCAGCGTTCATGTCTTGACCACTGGCAAACTCCAG belongs to bacterium and includes:
- a CDS encoding carboxymuconolactone decarboxylase family protein; its protein translation is MRVDYRKIYPEALQAMRGLEDAVHASTLEAELLELVKIRASQLNGCGYCLDMHTKDASAIGMSPQRLHLVAAWKEAPMYSPRERAGLAWCETLTLLPNSDAPDEIYKELENVFSPEEIVALTLAVVAINGWNRFAVGLRSPVGSYQRNEATN
- a CDS encoding NAD(P)/FAD-dependent oxidoreductase — translated: MSLERVLIVGGGFGGLAAAKRLREAPLDIRLIDRHNFHTFQPLLYQVATAGLDTADVAYPIRTILRRRSNIRFIHGLVSNIDFGRRSVILEDGAALQYDHLIIATGATASFLGIPGVRQHALPLYTLDDARWVRNKVLAALERADNDPNGAGGAAVFVVVGGGPTGVETAGALSELIDITMRHDRLRLDPLRTRVVLIEGRDRLLPSFSAHAGTYAEKALSSRGVDIRLNAQVASVSPTDVTLVDGQVISASVVIWVAGITVDGTLASTLPEQLHGPGGRIQVESDLTVPGHPEVFIVGDAAAIRPSENNVHSGNATRSHGAATLYPQVAQVAIQSGDHAALQILNRINGQRTEEFVYRERGVMATVGRRAAVAQLKHGLVISGTLGWLAWLALHLVYLIGFRNRIAVLINWVWRYFKWPSGPRLIVGDIGYKPGAPEVQCPDCPHLKPDHQ